A stretch of the Candidatus Saccharimonadales bacterium genome encodes the following:
- a CDS encoding alpha/beta hydrolase: MAEQTHNPADYIVPLNISGLEGRMLRLPHQPSGKSPVHHREILFVYGHHSTLERWWGLMEVLSEYGTVTMPDLPGFGGMDSYYKVGQKPTIDALADYLAAFIKWRYKHKKVTIAGMSFGFVVVTRMLQRYPELTHKVDMLVSIVGFAHHQDFTFTRPRYWFYRLGAGVLSHNPMAWLFRSTLLTRPVLRAAYGRTHNAKNKFAAATNADEFNAMMDVEVGLWQKNDVRTHMFTTVQLLTLDNCTKQVNLPVWHVSTENDHFFDHTVVEQHLRIIFTDFHDAPTTLPNHAPSVIADAATAAPLLPTVLREALSQPSEA, encoded by the coding sequence ATGGCAGAACAAACGCATAATCCGGCAGACTATATTGTGCCGCTTAATATTAGTGGACTCGAAGGCCGGATGCTGCGCTTGCCGCACCAGCCTTCCGGGAAATCGCCAGTACACCACCGCGAGATATTATTCGTATACGGTCATCACTCCACGCTCGAACGATGGTGGGGACTGATGGAAGTACTCAGTGAGTATGGCACAGTGACGATGCCCGACCTGCCCGGCTTCGGCGGCATGGATAGTTACTACAAAGTTGGGCAAAAGCCGACGATTGATGCGCTGGCAGATTATCTCGCTGCCTTCATCAAGTGGCGCTACAAGCACAAGAAAGTCACGATTGCAGGGATGAGTTTTGGATTTGTCGTCGTCACCCGCATGCTCCAGCGTTATCCTGAGCTGACACACAAGGTTGATATGCTTGTTAGTATCGTCGGTTTTGCCCACCATCAGGATTTTACCTTCACCCGTCCGCGCTACTGGTTTTATCGTTTGGGAGCTGGTGTTTTGTCGCACAATCCCATGGCATGGCTATTCCGCAGCACGCTACTGACTCGTCCCGTGCTGCGGGCTGCCTATGGTCGTACGCATAATGCCAAAAACAAATTTGCTGCTGCCACTAACGCCGATGAATTTAATGCCATGATGGACGTCGAAGTCGGGCTGTGGCAGAAAAATGATGTCCGGACGCATATGTTCACTACCGTGCAACTGCTGACGCTTGATAACTGCACGAAACAAGTTAATTTGCCCGTCTGGCATGTGTCGACCGAAAACGATCACTTCTTTGACCATACAGTCGTAGAACAGCATCTGCGCATCATATTCACAGACTTTCACGATGCTCCCACGACGTTGCCAAATCATGCACCGAGTGTCATCGCCGATGCGGCCACGGCTGCTCCTTTGCTGCCGACAGTGCTCCGCGAAGCGCTTTCGCAGCCTTCAGAAGCCTGA
- a CDS encoding glycosyltransferase family 4 protein, which yields MKIGLICPYNIARGGGVQEIVRAMQKELIHRGHDVKILTPEPRELADSHRTKDIIFVGSAADFKSPLHTTSQFSVTADMYGIEQMLEEQQFDILHFHEPWVPMLSRQILSRSTSVNIATFHAKLPETMMSRTVVRVVTPYTKAVLRNLDELTAVSEAAAEYVSTMTDAPISIIPNGIDLSQFKAISKISTPSKKTKKTLLYIGRLERRKGVNNLLEAYGHLSDRSPDVELIIAGDGPDREKLEATASELDLPNVKFLGYISEEEKIKLLATADLFCAPALYGESFGIVLLEAMASGLVTVAGNNPGYASVMQELGSISLVDPKNSDEFARRMHVLLYDDELRSLWKKWAKGYVKQFSYPKIVDQYVEVYETAHKRHATINEMA from the coding sequence ATGAAGATCGGTCTTATATGCCCGTACAACATCGCTAGAGGCGGTGGTGTTCAGGAAATTGTACGTGCCATGCAGAAGGAACTCATCCACCGTGGGCACGACGTCAAGATCCTGACACCTGAGCCGCGAGAGCTAGCCGATTCACATCGAACCAAAGATATTATCTTTGTCGGATCGGCCGCTGATTTCAAATCGCCCTTACATACGACATCGCAGTTTTCGGTAACGGCCGATATGTACGGTATTGAACAAATGCTGGAAGAACAACAGTTTGATATTTTGCACTTCCACGAGCCATGGGTGCCTATGCTCAGCCGGCAGATTCTTAGCCGTTCAACGAGCGTCAACATCGCAACCTTCCATGCCAAATTACCTGAAACCATGATGAGCCGCACTGTCGTACGAGTCGTTACGCCCTATACCAAGGCAGTCCTGCGCAATCTCGATGAATTGACTGCCGTATCCGAAGCTGCAGCCGAATATGTCAGCACCATGACTGATGCGCCGATATCGATTATTCCTAACGGTATCGATCTGTCGCAGTTTAAAGCCATCAGTAAAATTAGCACACCGAGTAAAAAGACCAAGAAGACGCTGTTATATATTGGTCGCTTGGAGCGCCGCAAGGGTGTCAATAATTTGCTCGAAGCCTACGGCCATTTGAGTGACCGGTCACCGGACGTCGAGCTTATCATTGCTGGTGATGGGCCGGACCGTGAAAAACTTGAAGCAACGGCCAGTGAACTTGACCTGCCAAATGTTAAATTCCTGGGCTACATCAGCGAAGAGGAAAAGATCAAATTGCTGGCGACAGCAGATCTCTTCTGCGCGCCTGCTCTGTACGGTGAAAGCTTTGGCATTGTACTGCTCGAGGCAATGGCATCGGGCCTGGTGACGGTTGCCGGAAACAATCCGGGGTACGCATCCGTCATGCAGGAGCTTGGTTCCATCTCGCTCGTCGATCCTAAAAACTCGGATGAATTTGCACGCCGGATGCACGTGCTGCTGTATGATGATGAGCTGCGCAGTCTCTGGAAAAAATGGGCTAAGGGCTACGTCAAGCAGTTCAGCTATCCGAAAATCGTCGATCAATACGTTGAAGTATACGAGACGGCTCACAAGCGCCACGCAACTATCAATGAAATGGCTTAG
- a CDS encoding glycosyltransferase family 4 protein, which yields MKIGFVLDDTLDSTDGVQQYVLTLGVWLSGQGHEVHYLVGHTTRTDMTSVHSLSRNMNVRFNGNRMSMPLPASRRRIKALLAREQFDILHVQMPYSPWLAHRIIMAAPASTAIMGTFHIAPHTSLVNRATKALALWTRQSLRRFDGIVSVSTAAADFARTTYGIETTVLPNVVTISEFSNAQPFPRYASKPTIVYLGRLMPRKGCQVLLEAVSRLRATDPDLDFQVVICGRGPLESTLKSFVARHNLADRVEFTGYISESDKPKYLKSADLAVFPSSGGESFGIVLIEAMAVKGPVVLAAQNAGYGAVLAPYPDVLFKVDDAAELANKICTYLTDPRKHARALKWQASYGPQFDVAVVGEKLLKQYKRAQQKRTSRSNETVRQ from the coding sequence ATGAAAATAGGCTTTGTACTCGACGATACGCTAGATTCAACTGATGGAGTACAGCAGTATGTGCTAACGCTTGGTGTCTGGCTGTCGGGCCAGGGTCATGAGGTGCACTATCTCGTCGGTCACACGACCCGGACTGACATGACATCGGTGCATAGCCTGAGCCGTAATATGAATGTTCGGTTCAATGGCAATCGGATGTCGATGCCGCTGCCTGCCAGCCGGAGGCGGATCAAAGCTTTGCTGGCCCGGGAGCAGTTTGATATTTTGCATGTTCAGATGCCTTATAGTCCATGGCTGGCTCACCGGATCATCATGGCAGCACCAGCGTCAACGGCCATCATGGGAACATTTCATATTGCGCCACATACCAGTCTTGTCAATCGTGCTACCAAAGCTCTAGCGCTGTGGACCCGTCAGTCACTTAGGCGCTTTGATGGCATTGTCAGCGTCAGTACGGCTGCTGCTGACTTTGCGCGTACGACCTATGGTATTGAAACAACGGTACTTCCGAATGTTGTCACGATCTCAGAATTTTCCAATGCTCAGCCCTTCCCGCGCTATGCAAGCAAGCCAACCATTGTCTATCTGGGCAGACTCATGCCGCGCAAGGGCTGCCAAGTGCTACTGGAAGCAGTTAGTCGTCTGCGGGCAACTGATCCGGACCTAGATTTTCAGGTCGTCATCTGTGGACGAGGACCGCTTGAATCGACGCTTAAGTCCTTTGTCGCTCGTCATAACTTGGCCGACCGAGTTGAGTTTACCGGTTATATCAGCGAGAGTGATAAGCCCAAATATCTGAAGTCAGCCGATCTAGCGGTCTTTCCAAGTAGCGGCGGCGAAAGTTTCGGGATCGTACTGATCGAGGCAATGGCAGTCAAAGGTCCAGTGGTGCTGGCGGCTCAGAATGCTGGATACGGGGCAGTGCTAGCGCCCTATCCGGATGTGTTATTCAAAGTTGATGACGCAGCCGAGCTAGCGAACAAGATTTGTACGTATCTGACTGACCCTCGAAAGCATGCTAGAGCTCTCAAATGGCAGGCATCGTACGGGCCGCAGTTTGACGTAGCGGTTGTCGGTGAAAAACTGCTCAAGCAATACAAACGAGCCCAGCAAAAGCGGACTAGCCGCTCCAATGAAACCGTGAGACAATAA
- a CDS encoding AI-2E family transporter has product MFKRFKKDTVEETEVTISNKTVLRVLALVIGAFLLLAAIQQAASSLILIFTAFFLALALNGPVQGIARRLPGSLRGKRSVATAISFLVVVLFFVGFLASIVPPLIKQTESFVNSVPQLVRDAHDQDSEIGSLIRRYRLEGQLNTASNDIGEKLQGIGGSALSTVAKVGSSLFAILTILVLTFMMLIEGPKVLAFFRELVPPKKRRHADRLAGDMYRVVKGFINGQVTLAALAAILIFPAFFILDISYPVALMVIVFICGLIPMFGHTIGAVIVTLVALATSPLAAIIIFGYYILYQQIENYIVQPRIQANSTNMSPLLVFISVVIGIKFGGLFGGLFAIPVAGCIRIAVLDYLVNHEYINNTETPVIDKTAEEAKA; this is encoded by the coding sequence ATGTTTAAACGATTTAAAAAAGATACTGTTGAAGAAACTGAAGTAACTATTAGTAACAAGACAGTGCTGCGCGTGCTGGCTCTGGTGATTGGTGCGTTTTTATTGCTGGCCGCCATCCAGCAAGCAGCCTCGTCGCTGATACTTATTTTTACCGCATTCTTCCTGGCGCTTGCCTTGAACGGTCCTGTTCAGGGTATCGCCCGCCGACTTCCTGGCAGCCTGCGCGGTAAGCGCTCTGTGGCAACGGCAATATCATTTCTGGTGGTCGTCCTGTTTTTCGTCGGATTTTTGGCAAGTATCGTTCCACCGCTTATCAAACAGACTGAGAGTTTTGTGAATTCAGTACCGCAGCTGGTACGCGATGCCCATGACCAGGATAGCGAAATCGGCAGCCTGATCCGACGCTACCGCCTGGAAGGACAATTAAACACTGCCTCGAATGATATCGGCGAAAAACTACAAGGCATTGGCGGCTCGGCACTGTCGACAGTTGCCAAAGTCGGTAGTAGCTTGTTCGCAATTTTGACGATACTTGTACTAACATTCATGATGCTGATCGAGGGGCCGAAAGTACTCGCCTTTTTCCGGGAACTTGTGCCTCCGAAAAAGCGCCGGCATGCCGATCGGCTGGCTGGCGATATGTACCGTGTGGTCAAGGGCTTTATTAACGGTCAAGTGACGCTGGCGGCACTCGCGGCGATACTCATATTCCCGGCCTTCTTTATACTGGACATCAGCTATCCGGTTGCGCTCATGGTCATTGTATTTATCTGTGGTCTCATACCGATGTTTGGACACACTATCGGTGCGGTCATCGTGACATTGGTCGCCCTCGCCACTTCCCCATTGGCCGCAATTATCATTTTTGGTTACTACATTCTGTATCAACAGATCGAAAATTATATTGTCCAGCCGCGCATTCAGGCTAATTCCACCAACATGTCTCCACTTCTGGTATTTATATCGGTTGTTATCGGTATCAAGTTCGGCGGCTTGTTCGGTGGTCTGTTCGCAATCCCGGTTGCTGGCTGTATCCGCATCGCCGTTCTCGACTATCTTGTCAATCATGAATACATCAATAACACGGAAACTCCGGTCATAGATAAAACTGCTGAAGAGGCAAAAGCCTAG
- the cysS gene encoding cysteine--tRNA ligase, which yields MKLYNTLTRQIDTIEPLNAPTVTVYTCGPTVYDYAHIGHWFNYIRMDILIRTLRQSGMRPEWVMNITDVGHLVSDADDGEDKLEKGARREGKTAWEVAEFYTKDFLDCMKLLNISKPDHITKATDHIAEQIALIERLTDKGYTYIISDGVYFDTSKFESYAAFARLDLEGQQAGARVEYNTEKRNPTDFALWKFSPAATEGNGDKRRDMEWESPWGIGFPGWHIECSAMSMKYLGDTIDIHTGGIDHVPVHHTNEIAQSEAATGKRFANYWMHGNHVMAEGNKISKSLGNGIRLQDILKKGISAQTVRLHVLESHYRSQSLFSMAGLEAAHNRLQSYQAMADVRWQDIPGAANAGYIELLTHTLPKLISNALQHDLNTPQVLAILSEYETQLRDGYTSQAKDVFESFLSVYIYDALGIDLLASSDISDEQKNLIAERTLARADKNWAQSDQLREAISAQGIGIRDAGDRSLWYRL from the coding sequence ATGAAACTCTACAACACACTTACCAGACAAATTGATACTATAGAGCCGCTGAACGCACCAACCGTAACGGTCTATACCTGTGGACCCACCGTCTATGATTATGCCCATATCGGACATTGGTTTAACTATATCCGAATGGATATTTTAATTAGAACACTTCGACAGAGCGGCATGCGGCCGGAGTGGGTTATGAATATAACCGACGTCGGCCATCTTGTGAGTGATGCAGATGATGGCGAAGACAAACTTGAAAAGGGCGCCCGACGCGAAGGCAAAACGGCATGGGAAGTTGCTGAGTTCTATACCAAAGATTTTCTTGATTGCATGAAACTGCTCAATATATCCAAGCCTGATCATATCACGAAGGCAACCGATCATATAGCCGAGCAAATTGCACTAATCGAGCGCCTAACAGACAAGGGCTACACCTACATTATCAGCGACGGCGTCTATTTCGATACTAGTAAATTTGAGAGTTATGCCGCTTTTGCACGTCTGGACCTGGAGGGCCAACAGGCCGGTGCGCGGGTCGAATATAACACCGAAAAGCGCAACCCGACTGATTTTGCCCTTTGGAAATTCAGTCCTGCCGCAACTGAAGGAAACGGCGACAAGCGCCGAGATATGGAATGGGAAAGCCCGTGGGGAATCGGCTTTCCAGGCTGGCATATTGAATGCTCGGCAATGAGCATGAAGTACCTTGGAGACACCATTGACATACATACCGGCGGTATCGATCACGTACCCGTGCACCATACCAATGAAATTGCTCAAAGCGAGGCTGCTACCGGCAAGCGTTTCGCGAATTATTGGATGCACGGCAATCACGTGATGGCAGAAGGTAATAAGATATCGAAAAGCCTCGGCAATGGTATACGTTTGCAGGATATTCTAAAGAAGGGCATATCGGCACAAACCGTACGGCTACATGTGCTTGAATCGCATTATCGCAGCCAAAGCCTGTTTAGTATGGCCGGTCTCGAAGCGGCCCACAATCGGCTTCAGAGCTATCAGGCGATGGCTGATGTCCGCTGGCAGGATATACCAGGAGCCGCCAATGCCGGCTATATAGAATTACTGACTCATACTCTACCCAAACTCATAAGCAATGCGCTACAGCATGACCTGAATACCCCACAGGTACTTGCTATACTGAGCGAATACGAAACACAGCTGCGAGACGGCTACACCAGTCAAGCCAAAGATGTATTTGAATCGTTTTTGAGTGTTTACATTTATGACGCTCTCGGTATCGACCTGCTTGCCAGCTCCGACATTAGCGATGAGCAAAAGAACCTGATTGCCGAACGTACTCTTGCCCGTGCCGACAAGAACTGGGCGCAATCCGATCAGCTGCGTGAGGCAATATCCGCACAAGGCATTGGCATCCGCGATGCTGGCGACCGATCATTATGGTATCGGCTGTAG
- a CDS encoding DHH family phosphoesterase, with translation MTTDLYPEATQLQTIIDAAQHIVILQADNPDADSLGSALALEQILSDIGKNVDMYCGVDMPEYLRYLAGWDRVQREVPKQFDASIIVDAGTYTLFEKLSSQPIMLAAVKARPCVVLDHHTNVEQPIDFAQVTICDNQVASTGELIYRLADSYDWPLSGTACEALMASILGDTQGLMNELTKAGTYRVMADLVEHGANRPKLEEHRREYSKMPETIYRYKGRLLSRTEFISGGRIAHLTIPQDEINSFSPLYNPGPLVQFDMLQVQGVRLAIVFKTYDDGKVTAALRASTGYGVAGALATHMGGGGHPYASGFKVVDGRPFNEIKSECLTQAAILLDKIEQDATDHETLQHTYQTN, from the coding sequence ATGACAACCGACCTATATCCAGAAGCTACGCAGTTACAAACCATTATCGATGCAGCGCAGCATATTGTCATTTTACAGGCCGACAACCCCGATGCCGACAGTCTCGGCAGCGCGCTGGCGCTTGAGCAAATACTGAGTGATATCGGCAAGAATGTGGACATGTACTGCGGCGTCGATATGCCGGAATATCTACGCTATTTAGCGGGCTGGGACCGGGTACAACGCGAAGTGCCTAAACAATTTGATGCCAGCATTATTGTTGATGCCGGTACCTATACGCTGTTCGAAAAACTATCATCCCAACCGATTATGTTGGCGGCCGTAAAGGCGCGTCCTTGCGTCGTGCTTGATCATCATACTAATGTCGAACAGCCAATCGATTTTGCGCAGGTGACAATTTGCGATAATCAGGTCGCATCGACGGGCGAACTAATATATAGACTAGCCGACTCGTATGATTGGCCGCTCAGCGGCACTGCCTGTGAAGCATTAATGGCATCGATTCTAGGCGATACCCAGGGCCTCATGAACGAGCTGACCAAAGCCGGCACCTACCGTGTCATGGCCGATCTGGTCGAGCATGGTGCCAACCGGCCAAAACTCGAAGAGCATCGCCGGGAATACAGCAAAATGCCGGAGACAATATACAGGTACAAAGGCCGTCTGCTATCGCGAACCGAGTTTATCTCAGGCGGCCGGATTGCACACTTGACGATACCGCAGGATGAAATCAACAGCTTCAGCCCATTATACAATCCCGGACCATTGGTTCAGTTCGACATGCTGCAGGTACAGGGCGTCCGTCTGGCTATTGTTTTTAAGACATACGATGACGGCAAAGTCACGGCGGCCCTGCGAGCCAGCACGGGTTACGGTGTTGCTGGTGCGCTGGCAACGCATATGGGTGGTGGTGGACATCCCTACGCCAGCGGCTTCAAAGTAGTCGATGGTCGGCCGTTCAACGAAATAAAAAGTGAATGTTTGACACAAGCAGCCATACTTCTTGATAAAATTGAACAGGACGCAACCGACCATGAAACTCTACAACACACTTACCAGACAAATTGA
- the recR gene encoding recombination mediator RecR — MQVLPPALTDLIDALAALPGVGPRTAERYAYFLLKHEPHTSARLADTLLRLHTGVSYCRKTFALISADSELSDLYTDPRRDKQVVAVVAEPFDVVALEKTGQFQGTYHVLGGLVSPIDGIGPDQLHIAELTSRIDEDKVTEIILATNASVEGESTALFIQQQIGNRPVKVTRLARGLPIGVDLEYADQITLGRALSGRQTL; from the coding sequence ATGCAAGTACTACCACCTGCCTTAACTGATCTTATTGACGCTTTGGCCGCATTGCCCGGTGTCGGCCCGCGCACGGCCGAGCGGTATGCTTATTTTTTGCTCAAGCACGAGCCGCACACTAGCGCCCGACTGGCCGATACGCTGCTGCGTCTGCATACCGGCGTGAGCTATTGCCGTAAGACTTTTGCGCTGATATCGGCCGACAGTGAACTATCAGACCTGTACACAGACCCGCGCCGTGACAAGCAGGTAGTGGCAGTTGTGGCAGAGCCGTTTGATGTCGTCGCACTTGAAAAAACCGGTCAGTTCCAAGGCACGTACCATGTGCTCGGTGGGCTAGTATCGCCAATCGACGGCATTGGTCCGGATCAGCTTCATATTGCGGAGCTGACCAGCAGAATTGACGAGGATAAGGTCACTGAAATTATTTTAGCGACAAACGCCAGCGTTGAGGGCGAGTCAACTGCATTGTTCATACAGCAACAAATCGGCAATAGGCCAGTCAAAGTAACCCGATTGGCGCGCGGACTGCCTATCGGCGTCGACCTTGAGTACGCTGACCAAATCACGCTGGGTCGGGCTTTATCTGGCAGACAAACATTATAA
- a CDS encoding YbaB/EbfC family nucleoid-associated protein — protein MTKFDQAKMLMQVRKIQKELANQIITVEAGDGAVKVEISGEQKIKKIHIDPDYIDLEDIGQLERWIEDAVKTAIQESQKEAAEKMQPMMGSLGNLGL, from the coding sequence GTGACGAAATTTGATCAAGCCAAAATGTTAATGCAGGTTCGTAAAATCCAAAAGGAACTTGCCAATCAGATCATTACTGTTGAAGCCGGCGACGGTGCTGTCAAAGTAGAGATCAGCGGTGAACAGAAAATCAAGAAAATACATATAGATCCAGACTACATAGACCTCGAAGATATCGGACAGCTGGAGCGTTGGATTGAAGATGCTGTCAAAACGGCTATTCAGGAAAGTCAAAAGGAAGCTGCCGAAAAGATGCAACCAATGATGGGTTCACTTGGCAATCTAGGTTTATAA